From Motilibacter peucedani, the proteins below share one genomic window:
- a CDS encoding ABC transporter permease, which produces MSTTTAPTRPAHTPGVSAGAGIVTFPRVVASEWVKFRTLRSSWLTLLGAVLAPILIAIPIGYNTGKNWGGLAPEDQAPSGVLQGYFLAQLLIGVLGVLFVSGEYSTGMIRSTLAAVPKRVPVLVAKAIVFGALSAVALTAASVLAFLVGNVYLHADGHGYSLTDATVPRVVVGTGIYLALVGLLGGALGWIVRSTPGGISALVAIVIVIPTVFEILPGTWAKDVGQVLPSSAGGSFVSSVHAAHTLPPWTGLGVMALWVVGSLGVAAVLLKRRDG; this is translated from the coding sequence ATGAGCACGACCACCGCCCCCACCCGCCCGGCCCACACCCCCGGCGTGTCGGCCGGCGCCGGGATCGTGACCTTCCCCCGCGTCGTCGCGTCGGAGTGGGTCAAGTTCCGGACGCTGCGGTCGAGCTGGCTGACCCTGCTCGGGGCCGTCCTCGCGCCGATCCTCATCGCGATCCCCATCGGCTACAACACGGGGAAGAACTGGGGCGGCCTGGCACCGGAGGACCAGGCACCGTCGGGCGTCCTGCAGGGCTACTTCCTGGCGCAGCTGCTCATCGGCGTGCTCGGTGTGCTGTTCGTCTCCGGTGAGTACTCCACCGGCATGATCCGCTCCACCCTGGCGGCGGTGCCGAAGCGGGTGCCGGTGCTCGTGGCCAAGGCGATCGTCTTCGGTGCGCTGTCGGCCGTGGCGCTGACAGCCGCATCCGTCCTCGCCTTCCTCGTCGGCAACGTCTACCTCCACGCCGACGGCCACGGCTACTCGCTGACCGACGCGACCGTTCCCCGTGTCGTCGTCGGCACCGGCATCTACCTCGCGCTCGTGGGGCTGCTCGGCGGGGCGCTCGGCTGGATCGTGCGCAGCACGCCGGGAGGGATCTCAGCGCTGGTGGCGATCGTCATCGTCATCCCCACGGTCTTCGAGATCCTGCCGGGCACGTGGGCGAAGGACGTCGGCCAGGTCCTGCCCAGCAGCGCCGGAGGCTCGTTCGTGTCGAGCGTCCACGCCGCGCATACCCTGCCGCCGTGGACGGGACTCGGGGTGATGGCGCTCTGGGTGGTCGGCTCGCTCGGAGTGGCGGCGGTGCTCCTGAAGCGGCGGGACGGCTGA
- a CDS encoding sensor histidine kinase yields the protein MDGTRGDGALGGRLARSGGGAPEAAGRLTAPPWRSHAADAGVAAAVLVFSLASREEDGRQGAAWSWLLAVALAVPLLARRRAPFAVLLVQSAVAFTQWLVDTQPPADLAFLAGLYAVGAYDSRRPPIVASALIAEVGVVLATLKWAPPGHSWSALVLLTGTVTAAWVLGVHMRTRRAYLASVLERAATAERERDQQGVIAAASERARIAREMHDIVAHSLSVIIALSDGASATVRRDPEEAAGAMDQVSRVGRQALSDTRRLLGVLRSGDEPELEPAPGVDQLDGLIRDVRGAGLPVELVVEGRVVRLAPSAQLAAYRLVQESLTNVLKHAPSATGASVLLRYGPEVLDIEVTNDAAPDGTSAAGAAGHGIRGMSERLTMFGGNLEAAPRPGGGWRVAGSLHLDPDRRNQ from the coding sequence GTGGACGGGACTCGGGGTGATGGCGCTCTGGGTGGTCGGCTCGCTCGGAGTGGCGGCGGTGCTCCTGAAGCGGCGGGACGGCTGACGGCGCCGCCCTGGCGCTCGCACGCAGCCGATGCCGGCGTGGCGGCGGCGGTCCTGGTCTTCTCCCTCGCCAGCCGCGAGGAGGACGGCCGTCAGGGGGCGGCCTGGAGCTGGCTGCTCGCGGTCGCCCTCGCCGTCCCGCTGCTGGCCCGCCGCCGGGCCCCGTTCGCGGTCCTGCTGGTCCAGAGCGCTGTCGCCTTCACCCAGTGGCTCGTCGACACCCAGCCGCCGGCCGACCTCGCGTTCCTGGCGGGGCTGTACGCCGTGGGCGCCTACGACTCGCGGCGCCCTCCGATCGTGGCGTCCGCCCTCATCGCCGAGGTCGGCGTCGTCCTCGCCACCCTGAAGTGGGCACCGCCGGGCCACAGCTGGAGCGCGCTCGTCCTGCTGACCGGCACTGTGACCGCAGCATGGGTCCTCGGCGTCCACATGCGGACGAGGCGCGCGTACCTCGCGTCGGTGCTGGAGCGGGCGGCAACGGCCGAGCGCGAGCGCGACCAGCAGGGCGTCATCGCCGCCGCGTCGGAACGAGCGCGGATCGCGCGCGAGATGCACGACATCGTGGCGCACAGCCTCTCCGTCATCATCGCCCTCAGCGACGGTGCCAGCGCGACGGTCCGCCGGGACCCCGAGGAGGCGGCGGGGGCGATGGACCAGGTGTCCCGCGTGGGACGCCAGGCCCTCAGCGACACCCGCAGACTGCTCGGCGTGCTCCGGTCCGGTGACGAGCCCGAGCTCGAGCCTGCGCCGGGTGTCGACCAGCTCGACGGCCTGATCCGTGACGTGCGCGGCGCTGGGCTCCCCGTGGAGCTGGTCGTCGAGGGCAGGGTGGTGCGGCTGGCGCCGAGCGCTCAGCTCGCTGCGTACCGTCTGGTCCAGGAGAGCCTCACGAACGTCCTGAAGCACGCCCCGTCCGCGACCGGGGCCAGCGTCCTGCTGCGCTACGGCCCGGAGGTCCTCGACATCGAGGTCACCAACGACGCAGCTCCGGACGGCACGTCTGCGGCGGGCGCCGCCGGTCACGGCATCCGGGGGATGAGTGAGCGCCTGACGATGTTCGGAGGGAACCTCGAGGCCGCACCGCGGCCCGGAGGAGGCTGGCGCGTGGCCGGGTCACTGCACCTCGACCCCGACAGGAGGAACCAGTGA
- a CDS encoding response regulator, whose translation MSAIRVLLADDQPLVRQGFRMVLSAQEGIEVVGEAGDGRRALEQTLALRPDVVLMDVRMPVVDGIAATRRIVSEAPDSRVLILTTYDIDEYAFSGLRAGASGFLLKDVLPEELVAGIRTVAGGDAVVAPRVTRRLLDVFAAQLPGGTTPRPDVLASLTGREREVFQEIAAGSSNAEIARTLHLSDATVKTHVGRILAKLGLRDRVQAVILAYDHGIASPLQRP comes from the coding sequence GTGAGCGCGATCCGGGTCCTGCTCGCGGACGACCAACCGCTCGTGCGGCAGGGCTTCCGCATGGTGCTGTCCGCGCAGGAGGGCATCGAGGTCGTCGGTGAGGCGGGCGATGGTCGACGAGCGCTCGAGCAGACGCTGGCCCTGCGGCCCGACGTCGTCCTGATGGACGTCCGCATGCCCGTGGTGGACGGGATCGCGGCCACGCGCCGCATCGTCTCCGAGGCTCCGGACTCCCGGGTGCTCATCCTCACGACGTACGACATCGACGAGTACGCCTTCTCCGGTCTCCGTGCCGGAGCCAGCGGCTTCCTGCTCAAGGACGTCCTGCCGGAGGAGCTCGTGGCGGGGATCCGCACCGTCGCAGGAGGTGACGCCGTGGTGGCGCCGCGCGTCACCCGCCGACTCCTCGACGTCTTCGCCGCCCAGCTCCCCGGAGGCACGACACCCAGGCCCGACGTGCTGGCCTCGCTGACCGGGCGCGAGCGGGAGGTCTTCCAGGAGATCGCCGCCGGGTCGAGCAACGCCGAGATCGCACGCACGCTGCACCTGTCGGACGCCACCGTCAAGACCCATGTCGGCCGCATCCTCGCCAAGCTCGGACTGCGCGACCGTGTCCAGGCGGTCATCCTGGCCTACGACCACGGCATCGCGTCGCCCCTCCAACGGCCCTGA
- a CDS encoding alkaline phosphatase family protein: MALRALALAVVLAGCGTSSGAAVSAATPFSSGDLGKVAASPARRATPPATAARVTKVLTVVEENRRSSGAALAMPYLAALGRTYGEAGDYRSLTHPSLPNYLAMAGGSTFGVTDDKGPARHPLHGPSVFDVALAAGASARVYAEAMPAPCTTRTTGRYAVKHNPWAYFADAASRRNCARYDVPAGSPSSGLLHADIAAGRLPEVGLLVPDICDDGHDCSLGRADAWLHRWLPQVFAGPDWRAGRLAVVVTFDEVEGHGGGHVLTVVMAPGLTGARPRSALDHRSWSRWMSELTGTAPLREAASAPSLGRAFGLD, translated from the coding sequence ATGGCTCTCCGGGCGCTCGCGCTCGCCGTCGTCCTGGCGGGGTGCGGCACGAGCAGCGGGGCCGCCGTGTCGGCTGCGACGCCCTTCTCCAGCGGCGACCTGGGCAAGGTGGCTGCGTCACCCGCCCGCAGGGCCACACCGCCCGCCACCGCGGCACGGGTGACGAAGGTGCTGACGGTCGTGGAGGAGAACCGGCGCTCGAGCGGGGCCGCACTCGCGATGCCCTACCTCGCCGCCTTGGGCCGCACGTACGGCGAAGCGGGCGACTACCGCTCACTGACGCACCCCTCGCTGCCGAACTACCTGGCGATGGCAGGGGGCAGCACCTTCGGCGTGACCGACGACAAGGGCCCGGCCAGGCACCCCCTCCACGGCCCCTCTGTCTTCGACGTGGCCCTGGCCGCCGGCGCGAGCGCGAGGGTCTACGCAGAGGCGATGCCAGCGCCCTGCACCACGCGCACGACCGGCCGGTACGCCGTGAAGCACAACCCGTGGGCGTACTTCGCGGACGCTGCCTCACGACGCAACTGCGCCCGGTACGACGTCCCGGCGGGCTCGCCGTCGAGCGGCCTGCTCCACGCCGACATCGCCGCGGGGCGCCTGCCGGAGGTCGGGCTGCTCGTGCCTGACATCTGCGACGACGGCCACGACTGCTCGCTGGGCAGGGCCGACGCGTGGCTGCACCGGTGGCTGCCACAGGTCTTCGCCGGCCCCGACTGGCGCGCGGGACGGCTCGCCGTCGTCGTGACCTTCGACGAGGTCGAGGGCCACGGCGGAGGGCACGTGCTGACCGTGGTGATGGCGCCGGGGCTCACCGGCGCCAGGCCTCGCTCCGCTCTCGACCACAGGTCGTGGAGCCGCTGGATGAGCGAGCTCACCGGCACGGCTCCCCTGCGGGAAGCCGCGAGCGCGCCCTCGCTCGGTCGTGCGTTCGGACTCGACTGA
- a CDS encoding COG4705 family protein, protein MQRLPDHLVDDAAPRAHWHNKVPEITIFFWVVKVLCTTVGESAADYINETLGFGLGPTTALMTVVLVVVLALQFRTRVYTPWVYWLTVVLVSVVGTLATDNLTDGLGVSLLVTTPVFAVLLAAVFAAWYRSEGTLSIHSIVTPRREAFYWLVVLVTFALGTAAGDLLVDRLSMSLLAAVAVYAAALALVFVVWRTRLVGPLTTFWVGYVLTRPLGGSTGDYLSGDKADGGAGLGTAVTTSAFLLCILATVAYLSASGRDRTPDPTIAG, encoded by the coding sequence ATGCAACGGCTCCCTGACCACCTCGTCGACGACGCAGCGCCCCGCGCGCACTGGCACAACAAGGTGCCCGAGATCACGATCTTCTTCTGGGTGGTGAAGGTCCTCTGCACCACGGTCGGCGAGTCGGCCGCCGACTACATCAACGAGACGCTGGGCTTCGGCCTCGGCCCCACGACCGCTCTCATGACCGTCGTCCTCGTCGTGGTCCTGGCCCTCCAGTTCAGGACCCGCGTCTACACCCCGTGGGTCTACTGGCTCACTGTCGTGCTCGTCAGCGTGGTGGGGACGCTCGCGACGGACAACCTGACCGACGGGCTCGGCGTCAGCCTGCTGGTCACCACCCCCGTCTTCGCCGTGCTCCTCGCCGCGGTCTTCGCCGCCTGGTACCGCAGCGAGGGCACGCTCTCCATCCACTCCATCGTCACGCCTCGCCGGGAGGCGTTCTACTGGCTGGTCGTCCTCGTGACCTTCGCGCTCGGAACGGCGGCGGGCGACCTGCTGGTCGACCGGCTCAGCATGTCGCTGCTGGCAGCGGTCGCGGTGTACGCGGCAGCCCTCGCGCTGGTCTTCGTCGTGTGGCGCACGCGCCTCGTCGGGCCGCTCACGACCTTCTGGGTGGGGTACGTGCTCACCCGGCCGCTCGGGGGTTCCACCGGCGACTACCTCAGCGGCGACAAGGCTGACGGTGGCGCCGGGCTCGGTACGGCCGTCACGACCTCGGCGTTCCTGCTCTGCATCCTCGCGACCGTCGCCTACCTCAGCGCGAGCGGGCGTGACCGAACGCCGGATCCGACGATCGCCGGCTGA
- a CDS encoding lysylphosphatidylglycerol synthase transmembrane domain-containing protein — translation MRPGSWRSAAVQCAWAAGALALLALVVVRQPAAVVQGLRTLSTASTPWLGLAGAAVVLLWVSGTLTQLGALPLSPPVVRLFAVQVAGSFANHVSPAGAGGFAVNFRFLRRQGLTRESAAASQVLGSAAGVTAHLALLVTVAVAAPRVEQHAALVPLRSLLREPTGWVVPAGAVLLLLLGLLGVMTGARGGWVATRTRAAAAGARRTLLAQAAILRDPRRAVLLWGGAVTGPLLHALVLFAVLRALDHPLPLVTVTLAYSAGSAISALVPSPGGLGALDVTLPAALVAVGLPASVAVDALLGYRFMTVWVPLPPGAATLAVLSSRRII, via the coding sequence GTGCGACCGGGTTCTTGGCGCAGCGCGGCGGTGCAGTGCGCCTGGGCGGCGGGCGCCCTCGCTCTGCTGGCTCTGGTGGTGGTCCGGCAGCCGGCGGCGGTGGTGCAGGGACTGCGTACCCTCTCGACAGCGAGTACGCCGTGGCTGGGGCTCGCCGGCGCGGCGGTCGTCCTGCTGTGGGTCAGCGGGACGCTCACGCAGCTCGGGGCCCTGCCGCTCAGCCCACCCGTCGTCCGACTGTTCGCCGTCCAGGTCGCGGGTTCGTTCGCCAACCACGTCTCCCCCGCCGGCGCCGGCGGCTTCGCCGTCAACTTCCGGTTCCTGCGCCGCCAGGGCCTCACCCGCGAGTCGGCCGCCGCGTCACAGGTGCTGGGCTCGGCGGCCGGGGTCACCGCTCACCTGGCGCTGCTCGTCACCGTCGCGGTCGCCGCCCCGCGCGTCGAGCAGCACGCTGCCCTCGTGCCGCTCCGGTCGCTGCTCCGGGAGCCGACGGGCTGGGTCGTGCCGGCAGGGGCAGTCCTCCTGCTGCTGCTGGGTCTGCTGGGCGTGATGACGGGGGCCCGCGGCGGCTGGGTGGCGACGCGGACCAGGGCGGCGGCCGCTGGTGCCCGGCGTACGCTGCTCGCCCAGGCTGCGATCCTGCGCGACCCGCGGCGCGCCGTGCTCCTGTGGGGCGGCGCCGTCACCGGGCCGCTGTTGCACGCACTGGTGCTCTTCGCCGTTCTCCGAGCACTGGACCACCCGCTGCCGCTGGTCACCGTGACGCTCGCCTACTCGGCCGGCTCTGCGATCAGCGCCCTCGTGCCTTCACCGGGCGGGCTGGGAGCGCTGGACGTCACCCTGCCCGCCGCCCTGGTGGCAGTGGGGCTGCCGGCTTCCGTGGCGGTCGACGCACTGCTCGGCTACCGGTTCATGACCGTGTGGGTGCCGCTGCCGCCCGGGGCGGCCACGCTCGCCGTCCTGTCCAGCCGGCGGATCATCTGA
- a CDS encoding family 43 glycosylhydrolase gives MPTRLRRRLAELGGAALALALLVPVGAGTASAAEKLPDGSRLSVAPVIDSNFADPDVLLVDGVYHAYATNDSGQNVQHQTSKNLRSWTPQPDAAPTLGPWVGDCSFTPGGATDRCVWAPEVTKVAGGYALYYTARDRASQRQCIGVSTATSPNGPFLPVGDGPLVCPSDLGGAIDASTYTEGGQQYLLWKADGNCCALPATIFVQPLSADGKTLTGPATPLIHNDQPWEGAVNEAPSLVKHGSTYYLFYSANDFYGGNYRTGYATATSLTGPYTKSKTELMTSDRFQGDVRGPGGEDVITRRDGSTAIVYHGWDPTYTYRAMYVSDLDWTASGPKVADESTRYQAEDATVTNARVVGDDSASGLQKVGGMDFADSSITWKVWADAAGPQTLGIRFANGSTDGPTRVLSTDLLSVNGAAATTVTFPHTTWGNWQLSEQRVQLKKGWNTVTLTRGTYYAEIDSLDVYSALPDPSPMGVPAGAPRGTRYEAEQGVITDAHVRSDGAASGGAVVGGLDNADSSVTLKVWADESGHKTLGIVFANGSERGGYLLESTSRVTVDGRDEGIVEFPHTRWGNWTEVTHDVRLKHGWNNVTITKETFYAEIDAVDVY, from the coding sequence GTGCCCACACGCCTGCGCAGACGCCTCGCCGAGCTCGGAGGGGCGGCGCTCGCCCTCGCCCTGCTCGTGCCCGTCGGAGCCGGGACCGCGTCCGCGGCCGAGAAGCTCCCCGACGGCTCGCGCCTCTCGGTCGCCCCGGTGATCGACTCGAACTTCGCCGACCCCGACGTGCTGCTGGTCGACGGCGTCTACCACGCCTACGCGACCAACGACAGCGGTCAGAACGTCCAGCACCAGACGTCGAAGAACCTGCGGAGCTGGACGCCGCAGCCCGACGCGGCCCCGACGCTCGGGCCGTGGGTCGGCGACTGCAGCTTCACGCCCGGCGGTGCTACCGACCGCTGCGTGTGGGCGCCCGAGGTGACGAAGGTGGCCGGCGGGTACGCGCTCTACTACACCGCGCGCGACCGCGCCTCGCAGCGCCAGTGCATCGGCGTCTCGACCGCGACCTCGCCGAACGGGCCGTTCCTCCCGGTCGGAGACGGCCCGCTGGTCTGCCCGTCCGACCTCGGCGGCGCGATCGACGCCAGCACCTACACCGAGGGCGGCCAGCAGTACCTCCTGTGGAAGGCCGACGGCAACTGCTGCGCGCTGCCTGCCACGATCTTCGTCCAGCCCCTGTCGGCTGACGGGAAGACCCTGACCGGCCCGGCGACACCGCTGATCCACAACGACCAGCCCTGGGAGGGCGCGGTCAACGAGGCACCGAGCCTGGTCAAGCACGGCTCGACCTACTACCTCTTCTACTCGGCCAACGACTTCTACGGCGGCAACTACCGCACGGGCTACGCGACCGCGACGAGCCTGACCGGGCCCTACACGAAGTCGAAGACCGAGCTCATGACGAGCGACCGCTTCCAGGGCGACGTCCGCGGCCCCGGTGGCGAGGACGTCATCACCCGCCGCGACGGCAGCACCGCGATCGTCTACCACGGCTGGGACCCGACCTACACGTACCGCGCGATGTACGTGAGCGACCTCGACTGGACCGCCAGCGGCCCGAAGGTCGCCGATGAGTCCACCCGCTACCAGGCCGAGGACGCCACCGTCACGAACGCCCGCGTCGTCGGCGACGACAGCGCCTCCGGGCTGCAGAAGGTCGGCGGCATGGACTTCGCCGACAGCTCGATCACCTGGAAGGTCTGGGCCGACGCGGCCGGGCCGCAGACCCTGGGCATCCGCTTCGCCAACGGCTCGACCGACGGCCCCACCCGGGTCCTGTCGACCGACCTGCTGAGCGTGAACGGCGCCGCCGCCACGACGGTGACCTTCCCCCACACCACGTGGGGCAACTGGCAGCTCTCGGAGCAGCGGGTGCAGCTCAAGAAGGGCTGGAACACCGTCACGCTCACCCGCGGCACCTACTACGCCGAGATCGACTCGCTCGACGTCTACTCGGCGCTCCCCGACCCCTCGCCCATGGGCGTGCCGGCCGGCGCTCCCCGCGGCACCCGCTACGAGGCCGAGCAGGGCGTCATCACCGACGCGCACGTACGCAGTGACGGCGCCGCGTCCGGCGGCGCGGTCGTCGGCGGGCTCGACAACGCCGACAGCTCGGTGACGCTGAAGGTCTGGGCCGACGAGTCGGGTCACAAGACCCTCGGCATCGTCTTCGCCAACGGCTCCGAGCGCGGTGGCTACCTGCTCGAGTCGACCTCACGCGTCACGGTGGACGGCCGCGACGAGGGCATCGTGGAGTTCCCCCACACCCGTTGGGGCAACTGGACCGAGGTGACGCACGACGTCCGGCTGAAGCACGGCTGGAACAACGTGACGATCACCAAGGAGACGTTCTACGCGGAGATCGACGCGGTCGACGTCTACTAG
- a CDS encoding glycosyl hydrolase family 8: MRKAVRIGMAALSAATVLAGSATAQAATGPDRHSGPTGGHYANVFEEAGYSHHAVKRKIDAAWNQLFHGNPGTAPDYFDGQSIYYQVSPDMGYVTDVANHDVRTEGIGYAMMIAVQLGKKHEFDSLWNFAKTNMQLQSGPTKYFFAWHTRTDGSIIDPGIAPDGDQWIAAALTFAAGRWGNGQGKYAYGPEAKQILHAMWHNADTGGVNMFDSKAYLPTFSPPGVNDWSDASYALPAFYRVFAKADPDDAKLWGKAVAAGEKMLQVAHNPTTGLSPCYSNFDGTPHRAFWEFPPSDESYSITFQEDAWRVIANANLDASWWGVQPWQTQFSNTLENFFIGQGVNSYVSRYQLNGTPLVGGQNTYEPKHAEGLVAMNSTSAITSTNPKRLEFVKDFWNTPVPSGRARYYDGMLYLLGMLYDSGNFRMYGPVNGVWSHSAK; encoded by the coding sequence ATGCGCAAGGCAGTACGCATCGGGATGGCCGCGCTGTCCGCGGCCACGGTGCTCGCCGGCTCGGCCACCGCCCAGGCGGCGACGGGGCCCGACCGGCACAGTGGCCCCACGGGCGGCCACTACGCCAACGTCTTCGAGGAGGCCGGCTACTCGCACCACGCGGTCAAGCGCAAGATCGACGCCGCGTGGAACCAGCTCTTCCACGGCAACCCTGGGACGGCGCCCGACTACTTCGACGGGCAGTCGATCTACTACCAGGTCAGCCCCGACATGGGCTACGTGACCGACGTCGCGAACCACGACGTGCGCACCGAGGGCATCGGCTACGCGATGATGATCGCGGTCCAGCTCGGCAAGAAGCACGAGTTCGACTCGCTGTGGAACTTCGCGAAGACCAACATGCAGCTGCAGAGCGGCCCGACGAAGTACTTCTTCGCCTGGCACACCCGCACCGACGGCTCGATCATCGACCCGGGCATCGCTCCCGACGGCGACCAGTGGATCGCCGCGGCGCTGACCTTCGCGGCCGGCCGCTGGGGCAACGGCCAGGGCAAGTACGCCTACGGTCCCGAGGCGAAGCAGATCCTGCACGCCATGTGGCACAACGCCGACACCGGCGGCGTCAACATGTTCGACTCGAAGGCCTACCTCCCGACGTTCTCGCCGCCCGGCGTCAACGACTGGAGCGACGCGTCCTACGCCCTCCCGGCGTTCTACCGCGTCTTCGCCAAGGCCGACCCGGACGACGCGAAGCTGTGGGGCAAGGCGGTCGCTGCCGGCGAGAAGATGCTGCAGGTCGCGCACAACCCGACGACAGGGCTCTCCCCGTGCTACTCGAACTTCGACGGCACGCCGCACCGCGCCTTCTGGGAGTTCCCGCCGTCTGACGAGAGCTACTCGATCACCTTCCAGGAGGACGCCTGGCGCGTGATCGCGAACGCCAACCTCGACGCGTCGTGGTGGGGCGTGCAGCCGTGGCAGACCCAGTTCTCCAACACGCTGGAGAACTTCTTCATCGGCCAGGGCGTGAACAGCTACGTCAGCCGCTACCAGCTCAACGGCACGCCGCTCGTCGGCGGTCAGAACACCTACGAGCCCAAGCACGCCGAGGGACTCGTGGCGATGAACTCGACCTCCGCCATCACGTCCACCAACCCCAAGCGGCTGGAGTTCGTGAAGGACTTCTGGAACACGCCGGTGCCCTCGGGCCGGGCGCGCTACTACGACGGCATGCTCTACCTGCTGGGCATGCTCTACGACAGCGGCAACTTCCGGATGTACGGCCCGGTCAACGGCGTCTGGTCGCACTCGGCCAAGTGA
- a CDS encoding excalibur calcium-binding domain-containing protein gives MKRIVVTAAAAGMVAAGLVAAGPAEASPRTFANCTALNAVYKGGVARPGAVDKRKGGGHAKHRPVYDRALYNANTKSDRDHDGIACEK, from the coding sequence ATGAAGCGCATCGTCGTGACGGCGGCAGCGGCCGGCATGGTGGCCGCGGGGCTCGTCGCCGCGGGCCCGGCGGAGGCCTCACCGCGTACGTTCGCGAACTGCACCGCGCTCAACGCGGTCTACAAGGGCGGCGTCGCGCGGCCCGGTGCGGTCGACAAGCGCAAGGGCGGCGGGCACGCCAAGCACAGGCCGGTCTACGACCGCGCGCTCTACAACGCCAACACGAAGTCGGACCGCGACCACGACGGGATCGCCTGCGAGAAGTAG
- a CDS encoding COG4705 family protein, with product MSLRHPRFPDPVAAKVPEVTVLFWVIKVLTTGMGEAASDYLGNTSLVLGGLVGVGGFGLAMWLQLRSTRYAAQTYWFAVAMVAVFGTMVADILHVATSLSYWVTSAFYAVAVGVCFVLWRRSEGTLSVHSIVTARRERFYWCTVLATFALGTAVGDLTGMTVGLGFFSSGVMFAVAILVPLVAWRLGANPVLTFWTAYVLTRPLGASFADWFGKERSIGGGLGFGDGTVTAVMLVLIVLLVLYAALSGTDAQPEHDELVPAATSA from the coding sequence ATGTCTCTGCGCCACCCCCGCTTCCCCGACCCCGTCGCCGCCAAGGTGCCCGAGGTGACCGTGCTGTTCTGGGTCATCAAGGTGCTCACGACCGGGATGGGGGAAGCAGCCTCCGACTACCTCGGGAACACGAGCCTCGTGCTCGGTGGTCTGGTCGGCGTGGGCGGCTTCGGCCTGGCGATGTGGCTGCAGCTGCGCTCGACGCGCTACGCGGCACAGACGTACTGGTTCGCCGTCGCCATGGTCGCCGTCTTCGGCACGATGGTCGCCGACATCCTGCACGTCGCGACGAGCCTGTCCTACTGGGTCACCAGCGCGTTCTACGCGGTCGCCGTCGGCGTCTGCTTCGTCCTCTGGCGCCGCAGCGAGGGCACGCTGTCCGTGCACAGCATCGTCACGGCCCGGCGTGAGCGCTTCTACTGGTGCACCGTGCTGGCGACCTTCGCGCTCGGCACGGCCGTCGGCGACCTCACCGGCATGACCGTGGGGCTCGGGTTCTTCTCCTCCGGAGTCATGTTCGCCGTCGCGATCCTGGTCCCGCTCGTCGCCTGGCGCCTCGGCGCGAACCCGGTGCTGACGTTCTGGACGGCGTACGTGCTGACCCGGCCGCTCGGCGCCTCCTTCGCCGACTGGTTCGGCAAGGAGCGTTCGATCGGTGGCGGCCTCGGCTTCGGCGACGGCACGGTGACCGCCGTGATGCTGGTGCTCATCGTCCTGCTCGTCCTATACGCGGCCCTGTCGGGCACGGACGCGCAGCCCGAGCACGACGAGCTCGTGCCCGCGGCCACCTCGGCCTGA
- a CDS encoding DedA family protein, producing MTTLAFNPLDAHSVLSSFGTLGIFVVLFAETGLLVGFFLPGDSLLFTAGLLCTTETTSATHLSLGPVLVAAAAGAVLGAQTGYVIGRGAGSTFVDRPDRPRLQLAVERARTTLERYGVAKAVVLARFVPLVRTVLNPLAGAARVPVVEFTLWQVVGGVLWSCGVTLAGYALGSRIPSIDRYLLPIVAVVVVVSLVPVLLELRRARRG from the coding sequence GTGACGACGCTGGCCTTCAACCCCCTCGACGCCCACAGCGTCCTCTCGAGCTTCGGGACCCTCGGCATCTTCGTCGTCCTGTTCGCCGAGACCGGGCTGCTCGTCGGGTTCTTCCTGCCGGGCGACTCCCTGCTCTTCACGGCCGGCCTGCTGTGCACGACCGAGACCACCTCGGCGACCCACCTGTCGCTCGGACCGGTCCTGGTGGCCGCGGCGGCAGGGGCGGTGCTCGGAGCGCAGACCGGCTACGTCATCGGCCGTGGCGCGGGCTCGACGTTCGTCGACCGCCCCGACCGGCCGCGGCTCCAGCTGGCCGTCGAGCGGGCGCGTACGACGCTCGAGAGGTACGGCGTGGCCAAGGCCGTCGTGCTCGCCCGCTTCGTGCCGCTCGTGCGGACCGTGCTCAACCCGCTGGCCGGCGCCGCGCGCGTGCCGGTCGTCGAGTTCACGCTGTGGCAGGTCGTCGGCGGGGTGCTGTGGAGCTGCGGCGTGACGCTCGCGGGGTACGCGCTGGGCTCGCGCATACCGAGCATCGACCGCTACCTGCTGCCGATCGTCGCGGTGGTGGTCGTCGTGTCCCTGGTGCCCGTGCTGCTTGAGCTGCGTCGGGCGCGACGGGGCTAG